The Carassius auratus strain Wakin chromosome 27, ASM336829v1, whole genome shotgun sequence genome includes a region encoding these proteins:
- the ctxn1 gene encoding cortexin-1 — translation MSENPLMKHELQSLAPVSGPGASAGLLLAPDIEQITALCFVGLLLLFLVFLLVRCFRILLDPYSSMPSSSWSDPKDGLERGQFDYALV, via the coding sequence ATGAGTGAAAACCCTCTGATGAAGCACGAGCTGCAGTCTCTGGCTCCTGTCTCGGGCCCCGGGGCCTCGGCGGGGCTCCTGCTGGCTCCGGACATAGAGCAGATCACGGCTCTGTGTTTCGTGGGACTCCTGCTGCTGTTTTTGGTGTTTCTGCTGGTGCGCTGTTTCCGGATTCTCCTGGACCCCTACAGCAGCATGCCGTCCTCATCCTGGTCTGATCCTAAAGACGGTCTGGAGCGGGGACAGTTCGATTACGCGCTGGTCTAG